In the genome of Ziziphus jujuba cultivar Dongzao chromosome 10, ASM3175591v1, the window CTGTATGCGTATCTACATTATAGttggcatttaaaaaaaaaatatataggttTTGCTGTGTATGTATACAGAATTGTACACAATTTTGGTGAGAGTCCGCATGCGGATAGACCGCATCGTAGCctttctctttctatatatttatatattaatttttgggATAATGTCACTGAAAGTCCTTAAACTTATATTATATGTGACATTTTAAtccttaaactattttttatgataattacATCCCTAAACTCTTCAAAACAATACACTATTGATCCCAAATCTAAATTCAATCTAAATAGTTAACAGAATATGCACATGACTCTCATGTGCCAATTTTATAAGGACATTAAAGGTCACTTTAATTTAGTAACTTTCTATTTCTCTATTACTGTCACAAATCATGAAGAACAGTTGTAGATCATGAACTCTGTACCTTGGTTTTGAAATTCATAACCATTGGTTGAAAAAATTCCTCAATTTCTAAACATCCAATTAATTCAAAACATCCcgttaattttacaaaatagaaaaaattcaaaactactTTTATGCAGCTTCATCATACAAGGTTGCAACAAGAAAACACAGATAATTCAATATTCAGGTCTAAGTTAATTAAAAgaattggataaaaataaatatattagatatcaaattaaatcaattcccccaaggggaaaaaaaaatcaaatttactctttaaaatatatcaaataatgcaacaaattgcatgtaataaaaagaataaaacctATAAATCCATTTATTCTCTCTCCTAAAAATTGTCATCcatcaaaatcaattttccaaaattcacaataTCCTCTATATATGGACACATATCTCTCCACCACCAGCTTCCCAGCGACCCCATGGCATCTGGAGTTGAAATCGACGTGGAACTTGAGTGTATCTCAGGTTCATCAGCCTTTTTGTCTTTGATAAAGTCTTTAGTGTGCCGATGATCACACTAGACAAGTAGCCATAACcagtatttatcaaaaaagtaTCCATAATTAGTGCAGTATTGAAGGTTATAACCCTGATGAAAAACTGAAAAGATGTTTTGAAATGGACACACATATGGTTATAGAGTATAAATGATCTttaatacttttataaaattcgCACATGTAAAACATGTGCATAttctattaaatatttggatgaaaattaaatttaaaaccaacattgtattatttaaaaaaattcagagatttaattatcataaaacaataatttagaaACTAAAATGTCACATAGAATATAGTTTAAAGacttttaatgattttattcttaattttttattaaaaaatatatatattttggctaaaaacattataaatcttttttctttttaatgaaaaCGCTAcaaatctttttccttttttttaatatggaaaaAACAATACAAATCTAGCCATCTAGGTGATCAAATTTTACAAGAGTGTAAATTCTCTCTCCGATTCAATTCCGAAAGAATAGtttctcaaaaaaaagaaaaaagaaaaaagaaaaaagaaaaaaaagattcataAACTTATAAAATGATCCACGCCAAATGATGTCATCAATTTATTTGGGTGTCCAAAAGTTGTTCACAATTTCAAAGAATCGAACCGCCCGTTAACACAACACTACCAAACGAAACCCATCGAACGGATCATAGAAATGCCAACTCACCGATCCTCACTTAATACACGTCAGCAAATTTTAAAACGCATCTAAACCGTCTGTTTATCATCCCTCAGGCAACCATCGAATGGATCAGAACAACGCCACGCAAGCGATCCGCGTGACTTCTCGCTTAACAAATAACAACCCTCCAATCCTCTCTATATAAACTAATCGGTACCAAACTCTTTCTTCCCAATCCAAGTATACCATTTTCTGTATTCCTTGTCTGCAACTAtattctctccctctctctgaaATCCTAAACCCTCGAATTTTGTTTCCCAAAAAAGTCTTCGAATCCGATGGCACCCAAGGCTGAGAAGAAGCCCGCCGAGAAGAAGCCGGCAGAGGAGAAGAAGTCGGCGGTGGCGGAGAAAGCTCCGGCCGAAAAGAAACCCAAAGCCGGCAAGAAGCTCCCGAAGGAAGGAGGAGCCGCCGCCGgggacaagaagaagaagaggaccaAGAAGAGCACGGAGACCTACAAGATCTACATCTTCAAGGTCCTGAAGCAGGTTCACCCTGATATTGGGATCTCGAGCAAGGCCATGGGAATCATGAACAGCTTCATCAACGACATCTTCGAGAAGCTCGCTCAGGAGGCTTCCAGGCTCGCTAGGTACAACAAGAAGCCCACCATCACTTCTCGGGAGATACAGACCGCTGTGAGGCTTGTACTTCCCGGAGAACTTGCTAAGCACGCGGTTTCCGAAGGGACCAAGGCGGTGACTAAATTTACCAGCTCTTGAATGTTTAATCTGATCCAGAATTATCTTGTTTGGCGGTGGTGGTTGGTGGTGCGCGAAAGAAGTATAGATTAGGTGTTTATGtttttagggttagggtttaatCAGTATATGGCTGTCTTctgatttttttccccccttatgGTTTGTAAAAGAAGATCTGGTCGATCTCTTTGTTTGTATTATTAGAAAATGAAATACCAGTTTATAATCTTCTCCTCTGCGTATTGAATTTCTGAAATTTGATTGGTATATATTCTGTATGCAATGTGTTTGATACAATGCTACTTTGAAGGtgctttatgttttcttttaaaaaaggggtcataaaaaaaaaaggtgtttaTTGTTTGTGTATGTAATCAGTTATTTAAACACATTATATGCAGATCTAAGAGCCAACGTTATGCCTTatggattttgaaatttatgcAGTTTATTAACAGTCTACTTTTGCCATTAATAATGTTTTGATGTTTTTGGAGGGATTACGATTTTGGACTTGGCGCTTAATGTGAAAATTTTTGGGGCTTTGGCGGGTCGAAGATTTGAGCTATTGGCGCCATGTTTTGATTTTCGAAGATTCTTGATTCTAAAttagtaaaattaataaattggaataaaagaaaaaaatctgaattattttattactgtGACCAAGTCGGTTCATGTTGGCTGTTTTTAAGGCTTTTGTGATTAACGGAGCGTATGCTGGATGCAATGTCTCCAATATTTCATTATTGCATTCTAATTCGCAGCAATTCGCCTAACTTTACTGCGtgattttttattactaaaacaATCCTTTTGGACTTTTGTTACAAGCTCATAAATAAAACACTGCAAAATCCtctagttttcaaaaattttgatttcaatttgaatttggaACTTATTTAGGCGGATTCTTTAAGCTCTTCATTTTCAAACCACATCTGTTTTTCTTTCATTGTTAGGAAATTCAAGCCAAAATAAAGTACTTTTTATTAGTATAGTATAAGAAGCAGCATCTCCGCTGTAAAGTGTTATAAAACTACACTTGTATATACATGCACATATAGAAGAGCATTCCCATTTGTAGTGGCAATATGGAATTAGAGCTGTATGCAtccaaaaattataagaaaataattgaaCTAGAGACAAAAAACCcagtcctttttatttttaattttttttaaaaaaaacttaaaactttGTTTTGCCCCAAAACTTAAAGCTTTCTAAACATATTATCACCATTATCCCACCAGGGTTGGTCCATTGCCATTGGTAAACATATTCAATATATTAGAGAACTAAAATTAGATGGCCAAATATGACTAACTGCCCAACAGATTACAGAACATTGGCCAATTGGCAATAGTTTTTTgcaaaaagattaaaattattGTGAATAGAAGATTTTCTATTAAAACAATTGCTGATTGATCAATCATCATGGATAGGATATCTAGCAGGTGatgcattttaataaataataaaaaatgtttaaaaagaaaaataaaaaaaccaaaaaaaacatgGTAATTCTTTTCGGCTAGGGTGGCTTTAGTAAGTTCGCCTTAGCTTTGAGGTGTATATAGTATATGGATATGGATCGTGGACCTCTGACCTATCTAACTATCGGGTGGCAGCCTTTGAAAGATCTAGTTGTCCCAAGTCCGAATCCTTAAACCATGGGCCGGACTTGAAAGGACATTTGcgtaaaaaaagtaaaagagtaATGCTAGTATAGTAATACAATAAGCCCCAAGATCTCGCACTTAAAAGACCGCCGAGAGCACAAACCCTACTCCTTCTGCTCTCGACCTTCTCGCTCTCCCACCAGTCAAACCAGAAGCGGCCGCCATTTCTGCTTTCAGGTAAAAAGCTCCAAAATCACCTTTCAGTGGAACCctagatctctctctctctatgtgtTTATGTTCCTCTAGTTCTCGGTTATTTAAAAGGGTCTTTCATCTTTGCAGTTCTTGATATTTGATTGTcgggttgttttgcatatttaCTGTACCATACTTAAGCGCAGCTTTTCTTCTCCCTGTTACCATGGCGTCTATTTTTCATAGACCATCTtggtatctatatatatatatataatatgtgaaTATTCTGTATACATTTTATAGACTTTCGTTTCCCCGTTCCAAACATTCTTTTTGTAAGGGCACTGTTGTCTTTATGCCCATCCTGTATTTAGCCTATGAGGTTACTTATTTTTTGAATCGATATCGGCCCAATTTCATATTCTGATTTGATTTTGCACTGGCACCGTCGGATTGTTTTTCCTCTGTAATTCTTCTCCTTTTTGGCTGAACTGATATGTGTTTGTAATATCTGACTTTTTTATGTGTATTGATTCACTATTAAGTAGCTTATCATTCCTTTGAATTATCTATTTGCGTCGATAGAGCTTGATGATATTGCCTTGGCATTCAGTCCACTTTGAATTTGGGCAAAACTGTGACCCATTAAAGTGTTATGGGAGtgtatatttgaaaatcaaattcaaatttcgCTCCTTGAAAGTCGTTTGAGATTCACTGTCGTTTCTTATGTGTTCCTTCTCTTTATGACAAAGGATATAGAAATAGCGTAAATGTAAATGCTTTTCTTACTCATTCGATGTTTTGTGCCAATTGTGACAGCCTGGTTTGGGAAAATGGTGAGAGTTAGCGTCTTGAATGATGCTCTTAAGAGCATGTACAATGCTGAGAAGAGGGGGAAGCGACAGGTCATGATCAGGCCATCATCGAAAGTGATCATCAAGTTTCTTTTGGTCATGCAGAAGCATGGTCTGTCCTAATTTGCTTTCTCTAAGATTCTTATCTGTACAGAAGTAGTCATATCATATACACTCTTAGTAATTTGTGAATGTTTTTCTTCCATTGATTGAGAACTGTATATTGTTTTGTAGGTTATATTGGTGAATTTGAGTATGTAGATGATCACAGATCTGGCAAAATTGTTGTTGAGCTAAATGGAAGGCTGAACAAATGTGGTGTTATTAGTCCACGATTTGATGTTGGCGTGAAAGAAATTGAAGGATGGACTGCTAGGCTCCTTCCTTCTAGACAGGTCAGCCTCAGTAACTCATTGCTTATCATCCTTTGTTCATCTTGTTTTGAGTGAAAAGAAATGTTACTGCCAAGAGAAACTGTGTCTAATTTTTTCCCCCCTGTTTTTGCGATGATGTTAGAATTATAAGTAAATAATTGAAGGGTTTAATTGTATAAAAATGTTGaactcttttcttctttcacaAGCTTATACCAGACATCAATCATATGATGTTGCTTGgtgatatttaaaattgaaaattggacGTGTTTAAATGTTTGGTGAGCTTTGGTACAGAGATGTAATCTCCAgaataatactaaaaatttataactaaACTGTGTTGTTTGAGAATGTTTCTTAGAAATGTACAAATGTTCTGTATCAGAGAGTTTAGATGTATTAAAATGTGTATAATTAGGA includes:
- the LOC107411046 gene encoding small ribosomal subunit protein uS8z/uS8w, whose product is MVRVSVLNDALKSMYNAEKRGKRQVMIRPSSKVIIKFLLVMQKHGYIGEFEYVDDHRSGKIVVELNGRLNKCGVISPRFDVGVKEIEGWTARLLPSRQFGYIVLTTSAGIMDHEEARRKNVGGKVLGFFY
- the LOC107411065 gene encoding histone H2B, which encodes MAPKAEKKPAEKKPAEEKKSAVAEKAPAEKKPKAGKKLPKEGGAAAGDKKKKRTKKSTETYKIYIFKVLKQVHPDIGISSKAMGIMNSFINDIFEKLAQEASRLARYNKKPTITSREIQTAVRLVLPGELAKHAVSEGTKAVTKFTSS